In a genomic window of Chengkuizengella sediminis:
- a CDS encoding GNAT family N-acetyltransferase: protein MVTVRPVSYEKDLEIIYKWMHEEHLAPFWKLDVSLNEFQNYLKKSLEAEHKDIYIASLDDEPVCYFMTYKVSEDQIRNYYDVEEGDLGGHFAIGKRENLRKEVMIPLLRGLLSFGFYRYDTKHIIVEPDIRNRIVIPTLKQCGFEIHSYIQLPHKKAALMILRKEQFEKQMSELKKITNGIDAYAY from the coding sequence GTGGTTACTGTTCGTCCAGTCTCTTATGAAAAAGATTTAGAAATAATATATAAGTGGATGCATGAAGAACATCTAGCACCATTTTGGAAGTTGGATGTCTCTTTAAATGAATTTCAAAATTATTTAAAAAAATCACTTGAGGCTGAACATAAAGATATATATATCGCTAGTCTTGATGACGAACCGGTTTGTTATTTTATGACATATAAAGTATCAGAGGACCAAATCCGAAACTATTATGATGTTGAAGAGGGAGACTTAGGAGGGCATTTTGCAATTGGAAAAAGAGAGAATTTAAGAAAAGAAGTTATGATCCCCTTGTTACGAGGACTTCTCTCTTTTGGTTTTTATAGGTATGATACAAAACACATCATTGTTGAACCTGATATCAGAAATCGGATTGTGATTCCTACTTTAAAGCAGTGTGGGTTTGAGATTCACTCCTATATACAACTGCCTCATAAAAAAGCAGCACTGATGATATTAAGGAAAGAGCAATTTGAAAAACAAATGTCAGAATTGAAAAAAATAACTAATGGAATAGATGCATATGCCTATTGA
- a CDS encoding IucA/IucC family protein, translated as MLSSKHIAEEATMQSFFNCYLKETNQYEWDEQTQMIRCPLQHVGGELIVKVKYFSLTGRHLFYFPVKYETDGRDKSLELDYVTLISFLCKELSMSENHQGTQDELMLRVIQSCQQISRFLEARNNEFEDLYSLNPTFIETEQALLFGHLLHPTPKSRQGFSEEEVPKYSPEMKGQFSLHYFRAHRSIVEEDSAVEKSATDLIKSELLQDPEVENSFKQKYCQSDDYALIPIHPWQAQYLLQKPQVKDLISKGKLQYLGSAGTAFYATSSLRTVYHSRASMMYKLSLNIKITNSLRVNKRKELERGVEVKRLLDTEVGKVWGKKFPDFSVITDPAYITIRFEGEEESGFEVVLRDNPFQEGEEHNVMPIVALGQDHPLGKNSLLGEIIHDLANQEGRSTEDVSLDWFRNYLNISLQPLVWLYMTYGIALEAHQQNSIVKLKNGYPEKVYYRDNQGYYFCQSMHETLERFLPDISKKSQTTCEDAIADERFRYYFFFNHLFGLMNAFGCSDLIEEHKLLAELREQLEQLRPINREPSELLDSLLDEKIVPSKGNLLTRFYDMDELVGSLATQSVYVKTHNPLTAKEVYGVERYQLNDN; from the coding sequence GTGTTATCTAGTAAACATATTGCTGAAGAGGCTACGATGCAAAGCTTTTTTAATTGTTACTTAAAAGAAACAAATCAATATGAGTGGGATGAGCAAACTCAAATGATCAGATGTCCTTTACAACATGTTGGTGGGGAACTGATAGTGAAAGTGAAGTACTTTTCACTAACAGGGCGTCATTTGTTTTATTTTCCTGTGAAATATGAAACAGATGGAAGAGACAAATCACTAGAGCTTGATTATGTTACCCTCATATCGTTTCTATGTAAAGAATTATCGATGTCAGAAAATCATCAAGGAACACAAGATGAGTTAATGCTAAGAGTGATCCAAAGCTGCCAACAAATATCTCGATTTTTAGAGGCAAGAAACAATGAATTTGAGGACTTATATTCATTAAATCCAACATTTATTGAAACAGAGCAAGCCCTTCTCTTTGGTCATTTATTGCATCCAACACCTAAAAGCAGGCAGGGGTTCAGTGAAGAGGAGGTTCCAAAATACTCTCCAGAAATGAAGGGGCAGTTTAGTCTCCATTATTTCCGTGCTCATCGTTCCATTGTGGAGGAAGACTCAGCAGTTGAAAAGTCAGCTACTGATTTGATCAAAAGTGAATTGTTGCAAGATCCTGAAGTGGAAAATTCTTTTAAGCAGAAGTATTGTCAGTCAGATGATTATGCATTAATTCCAATACATCCTTGGCAAGCTCAATATTTATTGCAAAAACCACAAGTGAAAGATTTGATATCGAAAGGAAAATTACAATATCTAGGAAGTGCAGGCACTGCATTTTATGCAACCTCTTCACTGCGAACTGTATATCATTCTAGAGCTTCAATGATGTATAAGTTATCGCTCAATATTAAAATTACCAATTCCTTGCGAGTGAATAAGCGTAAAGAATTAGAGCGAGGTGTTGAAGTGAAACGATTATTAGACACAGAAGTTGGTAAGGTGTGGGGAAAAAAATTCCCCGATTTTTCAGTTATTACCGACCCTGCTTATATAACTATTCGTTTTGAAGGGGAGGAAGAATCGGGGTTTGAAGTGGTGCTCAGAGATAATCCTTTTCAAGAAGGAGAAGAGCACAATGTAATGCCAATCGTTGCTTTAGGTCAAGATCATCCATTAGGTAAAAATTCTTTATTAGGCGAAATCATTCATGATTTAGCAAATCAGGAAGGACGTTCAACTGAAGATGTAAGTCTAGACTGGTTCCGCAATTATTTGAACATATCATTGCAGCCTCTCGTTTGGTTGTATATGACGTATGGAATTGCTTTGGAAGCTCACCAGCAAAATAGCATTGTGAAATTAAAAAATGGTTATCCAGAAAAGGTATATTATCGAGATAATCAAGGTTATTATTTTTGTCAATCTATGCACGAAACCTTGGAACGATTCCTTCCTGATATTAGTAAAAAAAGTCAAACGACCTGTGAAGATGCGATAGCAGATGAGAGATTTCGTTATTATTTCTTTTTTAATCACTTATTCGGATTAATGAATGCTTTTGGTTGCAGTGATCTTATTGAGGAACATAAATTGTTAGCAGAGTTAAGAGAACAATTAGAACAATTAAGACCTATAAACCGAGAACCCTCTGAGCTATTAGATAGTCTCCTAGATGAAAAAATTGTTCCTAGCAAAGGAAATTTATTAACTAGATTTTATGATATGGATGAGCTTGTTGGATCATTAGCCACCCAATCTGTATATGTCAAAACACACAATCCGCTCACAGCTAAGGAGGTTTATGGTGTTGAAAGATACCAGCTTAACGATAATTGA
- a CDS encoding ABC transporter substrate-binding protein, whose translation MLRKNNVILFVFFLIIVLVASACGANEGDIASEVNEVEDVNVTSENVEVVDTSYIVNHAMGETVIPDTPERVVILTNEGTEALLALDVKPVGAVQSWLGDPWYTHIENQMGGVVNLGTEMEPAIEEIIALEPDLIIGTKIRQEQIYEQLSAIAPTVFSETLKGEWQENFDLYAEALNKKVDGEEIIFQFNQRIEDFKQKAEKELEKEVSIIRFLPGTARIYHKQSFSGVILDQLGIKRPIVQNVDDFMVEVSKESIPDMDGDILFYFTYDDGSGQGTQTEEEWLNDPLWNNLNVVKEGNVHKVSDAIWNTAGGVLAANIMLDELFKIYEIE comes from the coding sequence TTGTTGCGTAAAAATAACGTGATCTTGTTTGTGTTTTTTTTGATTATTGTGCTTGTTGCATCAGCTTGTGGCGCAAATGAAGGAGATATAGCAAGTGAAGTAAATGAAGTTGAGGATGTGAATGTAACTTCAGAAAATGTAGAAGTAGTGGACACATCTTATATAGTAAATCATGCTATGGGAGAAACAGTTATTCCTGATACACCAGAAAGAGTTGTAATTTTAACGAATGAAGGAACCGAAGCACTGTTGGCTTTGGATGTGAAACCAGTTGGAGCCGTTCAGTCTTGGTTAGGAGATCCATGGTATACACATATTGAAAATCAGATGGGAGGGGTAGTGAATTTAGGTACAGAAATGGAACCAGCGATAGAAGAAATTATCGCATTAGAGCCTGATTTAATTATTGGTACAAAAATTAGACAGGAACAAATTTATGAACAGCTATCAGCAATTGCTCCAACTGTTTTTTCAGAAACATTAAAAGGGGAATGGCAAGAAAATTTTGATCTGTATGCAGAAGCATTAAATAAAAAAGTAGATGGGGAGGAAATCATCTTTCAATTTAATCAAAGAATAGAAGATTTTAAACAAAAAGCTGAGAAAGAGTTGGAGAAAGAGGTCTCCATTATACGCTTTTTGCCAGGAACAGCTCGTATTTATCATAAGCAATCATTTTCTGGAGTCATTTTGGATCAGCTCGGAATCAAGCGCCCTATCGTTCAAAATGTTGATGACTTTATGGTTGAAGTTTCAAAAGAAAGTATTCCTGATATGGACGGCGATATTTTATTTTACTTTACGTATGACGACGGAAGTGGACAAGGGACACAAACCGAAGAAGAGTGGTTGAATGATCCTCTATGGAACAATCTTAATGTAGTCAAAGAAGGAAATGTTCATAAAGTAAGTGATGCCATTTGGAACACAGCTGGTGGAGTTTTAGCTGCAAATATCATGTTGGATGAATTATTTAAAATTTATGAAATAGAATGA
- a CDS encoding FecCD family ABC transporter permease: MIFVSKHLKKQWIVLFFILNLLFLLFILSIKLGVYITQWNDIMSSFSDFNGSNEHVIIRDVRFPRALIAACVGASLGIAGALLQILTQNPLADTGILGVNGGASLLVVIAVSMFSISSLSQFTWIAFLGAAIFGTLVYILGQTTKTNHSPIRLTLAGAAVAAFTTSLTHAFLIINASALDEVLFWISGSIAGRSMDMLREVFPYMCIGWIGSIIIAKKIDALQLGEDVAKSLGQNTVWVKLSIGLLIIILAGSSVSIAGPISFVGLVIPHMARFFVGLNSRWVIIFSGLLGACLLLLADIISRLIGMPQEIPIGVTTAIIGVPFFIYIVRKGRMQS; encoded by the coding sequence ATGATTTTTGTATCCAAACATTTGAAGAAACAATGGATTGTTCTTTTTTTTATACTAAATCTATTATTTTTGTTATTTATTCTTAGTATCAAACTAGGTGTTTATATTACACAATGGAATGACATCATGAGTTCATTTTCTGATTTCAATGGTTCCAATGAGCACGTCATTATTCGAGATGTTCGTTTTCCTAGAGCTTTAATTGCGGCTTGTGTTGGAGCAAGCTTAGGGATTGCAGGGGCACTTTTGCAGATTTTAACTCAAAACCCACTTGCAGATACTGGAATTTTGGGGGTTAACGGAGGAGCTTCACTACTAGTGGTCATAGCTGTTTCTATGTTTTCTATTAGTTCTTTAAGTCAATTTACTTGGATCGCATTTTTAGGAGCTGCTATATTTGGAACACTTGTTTATATTCTCGGGCAAACAACAAAAACAAATCATTCTCCCATTCGTTTAACTTTGGCCGGTGCAGCTGTTGCTGCTTTTACAACTTCTTTGACGCATGCTTTTTTAATCATCAATGCAAGTGCACTAGATGAAGTATTATTCTGGATTTCAGGTTCAATCGCTGGAAGAAGTATGGATATGCTACGAGAAGTTTTCCCTTATATGTGCATTGGTTGGATTGGTTCCATAATTATTGCTAAAAAGATAGACGCTCTGCAACTTGGTGAAGATGTTGCGAAAAGTTTAGGTCAGAACACTGTTTGGGTAAAATTATCGATAGGGTTATTGATTATTATATTGGCTGGTAGTTCTGTATCCATTGCTGGACCTATTTCATTTGTTGGTTTAGTCATTCCTCACATGGCTCGATTTTTTGTTGGTCTAAACTCACGTTGGGTAATCATTTTCAGTGGTTTATTAGGAGCATGTTTATTGCTGCTAGCAGATATCATTTCCCGTTTAATAGGGATGCCACAGGAAATTCCTATAGGTGTAACAACCGCTATAATCGGTGTCCCATTTTTCATTTATATCGTCCGTAAAGGAAGAATGCAATCATGA
- a CDS encoding GNAT family N-acetyltransferase has translation MEKTISFRPVKLTKDVNRLHNWMHQPHVIPFWNLAISLEDYEKHLQNFMNDNHQTLYIGELDGTPMSYWEAYWAKEDIIGQYYNVDPYDQGIHLLIGPSEYIGKGLSLPFLRTMVKFQFRHLQTKKVIAEPDIRNEKMIHLFEKCGFEKVKPVELPDKTGMLMFCDRERFKRRWNYEDL, from the coding sequence ATAGAAAAAACGATCTCTTTTCGTCCAGTAAAGTTAACAAAAGATGTGAATAGACTCCATAATTGGATGCACCAGCCGCATGTGATTCCATTTTGGAATCTTGCAATATCCCTAGAAGACTATGAAAAACACCTTCAAAATTTTATGAATGATAATCATCAAACATTATATATAGGTGAACTGGATGGAACACCTATGAGCTATTGGGAAGCTTACTGGGCGAAGGAAGATATTATTGGTCAATATTATAATGTTGATCCCTATGATCAAGGCATCCATCTATTAATCGGACCATCAGAATACATTGGTAAAGGTTTGTCTCTACCTTTTTTGCGAACTATGGTGAAATTTCAATTTCGGCATTTACAAACAAAAAAAGTAATTGCAGAGCCAGATATTCGTAACGAGAAAATGATTCATCTATTTGAAAAATGTGGCTTTGAAAAAGTGAAACCGGTTGAATTACCAGACAAAACAGGGATGTTGATGTTTTGTGATCGTGAACGTTTTAAAAGGAGATGGAATTATGAAGATTTATGA
- a CDS encoding lysine N(6)-hydroxylase/L-ornithine N(5)-oxygenase family protein produces the protein MKIYDVIGVGVGPFNLGLAALLDPVTEIEALFFEQKPQFEWHEGMLIEGTTLQVPFLADVVTMADPTSPFSYLNYLKVHQRLYHFYFLEQFLVPRKEYNHYGQWVSSQLDSLLFHHRVENTQFIQEGNDQYYKVEVREQNSNKVKSYYAKHLVLGIGSEPYVLDTLDQHSNEDVFHSALFLQRQERVKRAESITVIGSGQSAAEVFYELLKEQLEYGYELNWYTRSRGFFPMEYSKLGLEHFSPDYIQYFYQLPQSKRDQILPKQDLLYKGISAKTIADIHEQLYHLSIGNREIPVNLLALTELQQAEVMNQNGRVKYKLHLQQIEEDASFTAESEVVIAATGYKHPIPSFISDIRSHITWDEQGRYIVGEDYKLQLTNQTERHIFVQNGEVHTHGIGAPDLGLGAHRNSVIINSLTGREVYPIQKKNVFQQFGINKNNRRGVNK, from the coding sequence ATGAAGATTTATGATGTGATTGGAGTTGGGGTCGGACCGTTTAATTTAGGACTTGCAGCTTTACTTGATCCAGTTACAGAAATCGAAGCTCTATTTTTTGAACAAAAACCGCAATTTGAGTGGCATGAAGGAATGCTCATTGAAGGTACGACATTACAAGTTCCTTTTTTAGCGGATGTGGTTACTATGGCGGACCCTACTAGTCCATTCAGTTATCTCAACTATTTAAAGGTTCATCAACGTTTATACCATTTTTACTTTCTAGAACAATTTTTAGTGCCACGTAAAGAATACAATCATTACGGACAATGGGTAAGTTCACAATTGGATTCATTATTGTTTCATCATCGTGTGGAAAATACCCAGTTTATTCAAGAAGGAAATGATCAATATTACAAGGTAGAAGTGCGTGAGCAAAATAGTAATAAAGTTAAAAGCTATTATGCAAAACATCTAGTTCTTGGAATAGGTAGTGAACCTTATGTATTAGACACTCTTGATCAGCATTCAAACGAGGATGTTTTCCATTCGGCTCTTTTTTTACAAAGACAAGAGAGAGTTAAACGAGCTGAATCTATTACGGTGATTGGATCGGGACAAAGTGCAGCGGAAGTTTTTTATGAATTGTTAAAAGAACAACTTGAGTATGGTTATGAATTAAATTGGTATACTCGTTCACGTGGATTTTTCCCTATGGAATATTCCAAGCTAGGTTTAGAGCACTTTTCTCCTGATTATATTCAATATTTTTATCAATTGCCTCAGTCAAAGCGGGATCAGATTCTACCTAAACAAGATTTACTATATAAGGGGATTAGTGCAAAAACCATCGCTGATATACACGAACAGCTCTATCATTTAAGCATCGGTAATAGAGAAATACCAGTGAATTTGCTCGCATTAACAGAATTGCAACAGGCAGAGGTAATGAATCAAAATGGGCGAGTAAAGTATAAACTTCACTTACAGCAGATAGAGGAGGATGCTTCATTTACGGCAGAAAGTGAAGTTGTCATTGCAGCTACTGGATATAAACATCCTATCCCTTCTTTTATTTCAGATATTCGTTCACACATCACCTGGGATGAACAAGGTCGTTATATTGTTGGCGAAGATTATAAATTACAACTTACTAACCAAACAGAGCGTCATATCTTTGTACAAAATGGTGAGGTTCATACTCATGGTATAGGTGCTCCAGATCTTGGACTCGGTGCTCATCGAAATTCTGTGATTATTAATAGTTTAACAGGTCGAGAAGTTTATCCTATTCAAAAGAAAAATGTATTTCAACAGTTTGGTATAAATAAAAACAATCGAAGAGGTGTAAATAAATGA
- a CDS encoding aspartate aminotransferase family protein, giving the protein MLLSQQTKRESNARSYPRRIPIAIREASGIFVKDVEGNSYIDCLGGAGTLALGHNHPVVVEAIQSFLSEGYPLHTLDITTPVKEQFVDELLASLPSSFARRAKIQFCGPSGADAVEAAIKLVKTATGNRSVFSFHGGYHGMTHGALSLMGNTSPKEKITGLMSDVHFLPFPYDYRCPFGLGGDLGISTGIHYIQNVLDDPESGIVSPSGMIMEVVQGEGGAIPAPNEWMREIRRLTKERNIPLIIDEVQTGIGRTGAMYAFEHADITPDVVILSKAIGGSLPLSVVLYDESLDRWEPGAHAGTFRGNQMAMATGIATLQFVLKNKLDVHAEKMGDLFMSNLRKIQHEYSSIGEVRGRGLMIGLEIVNCNKPADQLGAYPSNPDKARFIQAECFRRGLIVELGGRHGSVIRFLPPLIVNEEQIEQICSIFYDAIQAADKQEMKLMQEV; this is encoded by the coding sequence ATGTTATTAAGTCAGCAAACGAAAAGGGAATCTAACGCTCGTTCCTATCCAAGACGTATACCGATAGCAATTCGAGAAGCTTCAGGAATTTTCGTCAAAGATGTAGAAGGGAATTCATATATAGATTGTCTCGGTGGTGCTGGAACACTGGCATTAGGACATAACCATCCGGTTGTAGTTGAAGCGATTCAGTCATTTTTATCAGAGGGTTATCCCTTGCACACGTTAGATATTACAACACCAGTTAAAGAACAGTTCGTAGATGAATTATTAGCAAGTCTTCCATCCTCATTTGCAAGAAGAGCAAAAATCCAATTTTGTGGACCTTCAGGTGCAGATGCAGTCGAGGCAGCCATAAAGTTAGTAAAAACAGCTACAGGAAATCGAAGTGTATTTTCATTTCATGGTGGATATCACGGAATGACACACGGAGCACTTAGTTTAATGGGAAATACAAGTCCAAAAGAGAAAATTACAGGACTGATGTCTGATGTTCACTTTCTCCCTTTTCCATATGATTATCGTTGTCCGTTTGGTTTAGGTGGAGACCTAGGTATTTCTACTGGAATTCATTATATTCAAAACGTACTTGATGATCCTGAAAGTGGAATTGTATCACCATCTGGAATGATTATGGAGGTGGTACAAGGAGAAGGAGGTGCGATTCCAGCACCAAATGAATGGATGCGAGAGATAAGACGACTAACAAAAGAAAGAAACATACCGCTTATCATTGATGAAGTTCAGACAGGGATAGGTAGAACAGGTGCAATGTACGCATTTGAGCATGCAGATATTACACCTGACGTGGTGATTCTTTCCAAGGCAATAGGTGGGTCCTTACCCCTTTCAGTTGTACTTTATGATGAATCATTGGATCGTTGGGAACCAGGAGCACATGCAGGAACTTTTCGTGGAAATCAAATGGCCATGGCAACGGGAATAGCAACGTTACAATTTGTACTAAAAAATAAGTTGGATGTGCATGCAGAAAAAATGGGTGATTTGTTCATGTCTAATTTGCGTAAAATCCAACATGAATACAGCAGTATTGGAGAAGTACGAGGACGGGGATTAATGATCGGGTTAGAAATTGTGAATTGTAATAAACCCGCTGATCAACTAGGTGCTTATCCATCAAATCCGGATAAAGCTCGTTTTATTCAAGCAGAATGTTTCCGTCGTGGTTTGATCGTAGAATTAGGTGGAAGACATGGCAGTGTCATACGATTCCTACCTCCATTAATCGTGAACGAAGAACAAATTGAACAAATCTGTTCTATTTTTTATGACGCTATTCAAGCAGCTGATAAACAAGAGATGAAGTTGATGCAGGAGGTTTAA
- a CDS encoding pyridoxal phosphate-dependent decarboxylase family protein, which yields MASSKTSEKVSIFDHYFPANNEESIELFEQAMLTIQHVVQTFFKEQSKPYSGANPNKLNEICNEVMQIPNIGMDLKKVIEKTGAKILENSIGVTHPTCLAHLHTPPLTASIVGEVIMNVMNASMDSWDQSAVATHIEEQMIQWLVQVYGFSQQADGIFTSGGTQSNFMGILLARDHFIFKKWHWNVKQKGLPPEANRMRILCSKEAHFTVSQSAALLGLGEDAVIAVDTDDNARMRPDLLRQKLETLKQDDYFPFVIVATAGTTDFGSIDPLFEIGELSESYNIWLHIDAAYGGAIQFSDQHKRILTGIEQADSLTIDFHKWFYQSISCGAFLVKNRLVFQSLHRNADYLNSLEDEQRGIPNLVGKSIQTTRRFDALKLLMSLQHVGLERFSQMIDYTIHLAKQTATYIDQDPSFDLIQYPTLSTVIFRYRSKLIQTMDLQTRSNEVHQHIRLGLLQSGEAVVAKTKVDGWVSLKFTLLNPRTEMRHIQHILHQIKQIGESFDQGRVS from the coding sequence ATGGCTTCAAGTAAAACGTCAGAAAAGGTATCCATTTTTGATCATTATTTCCCAGCCAATAATGAAGAAAGTATAGAATTGTTTGAACAAGCGATGTTGACGATACAGCATGTGGTACAAACTTTTTTCAAAGAACAATCCAAACCATACAGTGGGGCAAATCCTAATAAATTAAATGAGATTTGCAATGAAGTGATGCAGATTCCAAACATTGGAATGGATTTAAAAAAGGTCATTGAAAAAACAGGTGCCAAGATACTGGAAAATTCGATTGGCGTTACACATCCAACATGTTTAGCGCATTTACATACTCCTCCTCTTACTGCTTCTATAGTAGGGGAAGTTATCATGAATGTGATGAATGCATCTATGGATTCTTGGGATCAGAGTGCGGTTGCTACCCATATCGAAGAACAAATGATTCAATGGCTGGTTCAAGTTTATGGTTTTTCTCAACAAGCAGATGGAATTTTCACCAGTGGTGGTACCCAATCCAATTTCATGGGAATTTTGTTAGCAAGAGATCATTTTATTTTTAAAAAGTGGCATTGGAATGTAAAACAAAAGGGCCTACCACCTGAAGCGAACAGAATGAGAATATTATGTTCTAAAGAAGCTCACTTCACCGTATCACAATCAGCAGCTTTATTAGGATTAGGTGAAGATGCTGTGATCGCTGTTGATACTGACGATAATGCTCGTATGCGTCCTGACTTGTTAAGACAAAAATTAGAAACTTTGAAACAAGACGATTACTTTCCGTTTGTCATTGTAGCTACAGCAGGTACAACCGACTTTGGTAGTATTGATCCACTTTTCGAAATAGGTGAACTTTCTGAATCCTATAACATTTGGCTTCATATTGATGCAGCTTATGGTGGAGCGATTCAATTCAGTGATCAACATAAACGAATATTGACAGGAATTGAACAAGCAGATTCTCTTACGATCGATTTTCACAAATGGTTCTATCAATCCATTAGCTGTGGTGCTTTTTTAGTCAAAAATAGATTAGTATTTCAATCCTTACACCGCAATGCTGATTATTTAAATTCACTTGAAGATGAGCAAAGAGGCATTCCTAATTTGGTGGGTAAATCCATACAAACCACACGACGTTTTGATGCTTTAAAGCTTTTAATGTCTTTGCAGCATGTAGGACTCGAACGTTTTTCGCAAATGATTGATTACACGATTCATCTAGCCAAACAAACAGCTACTTATATTGATCAAGATCCATCTTTTGATCTTATACAATATCCAACGTTAAGCACTGTTATTTTCCGCTATCGATCGAAGTTGATTCAAACAATGGATTTACAAACAAGAAGTAACGAAGTTCATCAGCATATTCGATTAGGATTATTACAAAGTGGCGAAGCAGTGGTAGCAAAAACAAAAGTAGACGGTTGGGTTAGCTTGAAATTTACTTTGTTAAATCCACGCACTGAAATGAGGCATATTCAACACATATTGCATCAAATTAAACAAATTGGTGAATCTTTTGATCAAGGAAGGGTGAGTTGA
- a CDS encoding alpha/beta hydrolase, with protein MPIDPQIHQLLQKIGKRMTDLGHPPISQLTPEQSRYFHREARKMFVKQREGEVTVTNKIIHRNIHPDLPVRIYQPIQQESHLPILVYFHGGGWVFGDLESTDDVCSFLAKVAKCIVVSVQYRLAPENKYPLPFIDAVDAVRWTYHNAGVFGGDANRIAVGGESSGANLAAVAAIKIRESDDIKLVAQLLITPVTNYGFNTSSYRAGYTYSLSKETLIWFWNHYLENAEQGKEIYASPLQVQTAEGLPPTLIITAELDPLRDDGFLYAEKLKSSGVDVEYICYEGYVHSFVHMIHIVERTKYVLHEIALRFGKML; from the coding sequence ATGCCTATTGATCCTCAGATTCATCAATTATTACAAAAAATAGGGAAGAGGATGACGGACCTTGGTCATCCTCCTATCTCTCAATTAACACCTGAACAATCACGCTATTTTCATCGAGAAGCGCGAAAAATGTTTGTTAAACAAAGAGAGGGTGAGGTGACTGTAACAAATAAGATTATTCATCGAAATATTCATCCGGATTTGCCTGTACGTATTTATCAGCCCATTCAACAAGAATCACATCTTCCAATTCTTGTTTATTTTCATGGAGGGGGCTGGGTATTCGGTGACTTAGAAAGCACCGATGATGTTTGCAGTTTTTTAGCAAAGGTTGCAAAATGTATTGTTGTTTCCGTTCAATATCGCCTTGCTCCAGAAAACAAATATCCCTTGCCTTTTATTGATGCTGTGGATGCAGTCAGATGGACTTATCATAATGCAGGTGTTTTTGGTGGGGATGCAAACCGGATAGCTGTTGGTGGTGAAAGTTCAGGAGCTAATTTAGCAGCAGTTGCAGCTATAAAAATAAGAGAAAGCGATGATATAAAACTTGTAGCTCAATTGTTAATTACCCCTGTTACCAACTATGGTTTTAATACATCATCTTATCGTGCGGGTTATACTTACAGTCTTTCAAAGGAAACGTTAATTTGGTTTTGGAATCATTATTTGGAAAATGCAGAGCAAGGAAAGGAAATCTATGCTTCTCCCTTACAAGTACAAACTGCTGAAGGTTTACCCCCGACTTTGATTATTACAGCTGAGCTTGATCCTTTGCGTGATGACGGTTTTTTATATGCTGAAAAATTGAAATCTTCTGGTGTTGATGTGGAGTATATTTGTTATGAGGGATATGTGCATAGCTTTGTACATATGATACATATTGTTGAACGTACAAAGTATGTTTTACATGAAATTGCACTTCGGTTTGGTAAGATGTTATAA